A part of Ooceraea biroi isolate clonal line C1 chromosome 10, Obir_v5.4, whole genome shotgun sequence genomic DNA contains:
- the LOC105278585 gene encoding uncharacterized protein LOC105278585 produces MKENGKLKKQHINDVQPATVDEHFEIIMNDKTLLDSDLPSVTRDDLPDWYDSEMYKQGQEYYTRYLAAIVLNNLIGLIAVFAVPQIMKVLTYTKQSSTVCTAFKRYVQTMLHIHKFYVCDPDDADSNWYKSMNVVRWKHKTSSKKCCKAGIGGIYQRDMVLTQFAFIAYALTMPKAIGITMTREEEKAFVHFWRVTGNMLGIPDRLNICRKSAAETRQLCQKLIDNVYKNYFIDAPPEFHKLAAASLDGIWYVDVSIDREATMALVYKVHNVKYNKPIGWYSWINMKYRDALISLSFAPYIGIVIRTYFNNLLKFILWYTENYGAMYAWLKFPSKTIQLKLYPKFE; encoded by the exons ATGAAGGAAAACGGCAAGTTAAAAAAGCAACACATCAATGACG tcCAACCAGCGACGGTAGAtgaacattttgaaataatcatgaacGATAAAACTCTACTCGACTCGGATTTACCTAGTGTAACACGTGATGATCTTCCAGATTGGTACGATAGCGAAATGTATAAACA AGGTCAAGAGTACTACACGCGGTATTTAGCAGCAATAGTACTAAACAACCTGATAGGACTCATTGCAGTATTTGCAGTTCCGCAAATAATGAAG GTACTTACATATACGAAACAGAGCAGTACAGTTTGCACGGCTTTCAAAAGATACGTTCAAACGatgttacatatacataagTTCTATGTTTGCGATCCGGATGATGCAGATTctaa CTGGTACAAGTCAATGAATGTAGTCCGCTGGAAACACAAGACGAGCAGCAAGAAGTGCTGCAAGGCTGGAATAGGAGGAATTTATCAGAGAGATATGGTACTTACTCAGTTTGCTTTCATAGCGTACGCTCTCACCATGCCTAAAGCCATTGGTATAACGATGACacgggaagaagaaaaagcgtTTGTTCATTTCTGGCGTGTTACGGGCAACATGTTAGGGATTCCTGAtcg GTTGAACATATGTCGCAAATCTGCAGCAGAAACTCGCCAGTTGTGTCAGAAGCTAATAGATAATGTGTACaagaattatttcattgaTGCTCCACCTGAATTCCATAAACTAGCGGCAGCTTCATTGGATGGAATATGGTACGTTGATGTCAGCATAGACAGAGAGGCTACTATGGCATTAGTTTACAAAGTACATAATGTCAAGT aTAACAAGCCTATTGGATGGTACAGTtggataaatatgaaatatcgtGATGCCTTGATCAGTTTGTCCT TTGCGCCATATATCGGAATAGTAATAAGAACATACTTTAACAATCTACTAAAGTTCATATTATGGTATACGGAAAACTACGGAGCCATGTATGCATGGCTAAAATTTCCAAGCAAAACTATTCAGTTGAAGTTATATCCTAAATTTGAATAA
- the LOC105278583 gene encoding uncharacterized protein LOC105278583, whose protein sequence is MKKEHIDDVQPRTVDEHFKLLLEDKTILDYEMKDMTPDDLPDWYNENFFREGQNYYRRNFMAITMASFVGVLASISLPQTLKILVYTNKSSNPCVAFSRYIQTVLHIYNLHTCDPSDPDSNWYKTINVIRWKHNSSSKRAQNAKIGGIYQKDMAFTQFSFIGYILTMAETFGIRSTPEEEEAFVHMWRVIGYMLGIPDRLNICRKTAGDTRELCLKIINIFAHHLTEAPSSFYQIASTLLEALWNLNVSLNKDAVMAFTYRVHGSEYKQPLGWYSRLIVTYYDVTFYLFLVPYIGEVVRIYTNYMLIFGIWLVQKMPLYARLVYGKKHSQLIMYPKYK, encoded by the exons ATGAAAAAGGAACACATCGACGACG TTCAACCACGGACTGTCGATGAGCATTTCAAGTTACTGCTTGAAGATAAGACTATATTAGATTATGAAATGAAGGATATGACCCCAGATGATCTTCCAGATTGGTATAATGAAAACTTCTTCAGAGA AGGACAAAATTACTACAGGCGAAACTTTATGGCAATAACGATGGCTAGCTTCGTGGGAGTTCTTGCATCAATATCGCTCCCACAAACATTAAAG ATCCTCGTGTACACAAATAAAAGCAGTAATCCTTGCGTGGCTTTCAGCAGATACATTCAGACTGTGCTACACATATACAACTTGCACACATGCGATCCAAGTGACCCAGATTCGAA CTGGTACAAGACGATAAACGTGATTCGCTGGAAACACAACTCGAGCAGCAAGAGAGCGCAGAATGCCAAAATTGGAGGAATTTATCAGAAAGATATGGCATTCACGCAGTTCTCTTTCATAGGATATATCCTCACCATGGCTGAAACTTTCGGGATACGCAGTACACcagaagaggaagaagcaTTTGTTCACATGTGGCGTGTGATAGGCTACATGCTAGGGATTCCTGATcg ATTAAACATATGTCGTAAGACTGCAGGAGATACTCGTGAGCTCTgtctaaaaattattaacattttcgcGCATCACTTGACTGAAGCTCCATCCTCCTTTTATCAAATAGCGTCGACTCTGTTAGAGGCATTGTGGAACCTTAATGTGTCTTTGAATAAAGATGCTGTAATGGCATTTACCTATAGGGTACATGGCAGTGAAT ATAAGCAGCCGCTTGGATGGTACAGTCGGTTAATCGTGACGTATTATGACGTCACATTTTATCTGTTTC TTGTACCATATATTGGAGAAGTAGTAAGAATTTACACTAACTATATGCTTATATTTGGAATATGGCTAGTGCAGAAAATGCCCCTTTACGCACGATTAGTGTACGGAAAAAAGCATTCCCAACTCATTATGTAtccaaaatataaataa